The Chengkuizengella sediminis DNA window ACAAAGTCAGAACAATCAAATGTCTTCGTACTATTTCTATTTGATCCATATTCATATGGTGTTCCTAAATATTCCATTCCCGCTTGAATGATTTGATCTGCAGCGTCTGAATTGATATCAGTACCTTGATCTGTACTTGTATTATCAGTATTTGAATTAGAATCTGGGTCCGTTTCATTCTGAGGAGTACTTGTCTCATTGTTAGTAGACAATAATTTTATAAATTTTTTACTGGAGCTAACATAACCAGCTTGTCCATTTTTATCCAGTACTTTATACCAGTATTTATTAACTTTTTCTATAATCGTAACATTCTCCCCAGTTTTTAAATAACGCATTCGATCATAACTTGTTGAAGGTCCAGTTCTAAAAGATACACCTCTGACTATAGTAGCATCTGCTATTGAATTTGTATCTTCAGACAAGTTTAACTCGTTATTATTCCCACTTTCAGTAGTTGGTTTGGTATATTTTTTATTTGCACTTATATACCCAACCTTCCCATTTTTATCTTTTACCTCATACCAATAATCATTCACTTCTGAAATGATTTGTACGTCCTCACCTTTTTTAAGCATTCTTATAATGTCACCTGATGTTGAAGGTGCTTCTCTAAAGTTTACTCCCCATATCACTTCTGCTGTTTGAATTTCACTTGCAAAAGTTAAGTTTTGGACAGGTGCGATATTCAGCACTAAAGTGGCTGCTAAAGCAGTAGAGATCATTTTTTTCTTCATGTTGAATTTCATGTTGAATTTCCTCCTAGTAGTTTTTTCAACAAAAATCAACCATTCCCTTAATGAGCTCGCTTTCATTTTAACATAGATTCATAGACAACTAGACAAGCAAGTTATACCAATCAGCCTGAAACTCAAGACATACCTGTGCTTAAGTAGGTTATGATACTAGACTAAGGTCTAGGATGAAATATGGTCCAGAGTCTGTTTTGTAAGTTAAAAGAATCACCTACAATAATATTAAAGAAATACACAAACAGCAGTTGAAGGTGGTGAAAAAAATGATATTTAATAAAAAGAACTTACTTGCTTTGTTTTTAATACTCTTTGGGGGATTGCTGCTCTTTGATAAACTGGGATTGAATTTTGGCCACAATATATTTTCATTCTTGATTCCATTTGTAGTTATGGGGATCGGTTATCTGGGTATTAAAAATGGGAAATTCATCGGATGGCCACTATTGATTATTGGAGCTTTCATGGTTTTAGGAAAATTTGCTGGGTTGTTTGGAATTATTTTAGCAATTGGACTCATTTTATTTGGAGTTCATTTACTTAAAAAAGAGAGAAGTATTGAATAGAAAGGGGTAGAAAGATGAGCCTTGTAAAAAGAATTAGAGATATTAGCGTTGCAACTTTAAATGATAAAATAGAAAACTCTGAAGATCCTGTTCGTTTCATAGATAAATACTTACAAACACAAAAAACTAAATTGACCCAATTAGAAAAGTTATATCAACAAACG harbors:
- a CDS encoding SH3 domain-containing protein; this encodes MKFNMKKKMISTALAATLVLNIAPVQNLTFASEIQTAEVIWGVNFREAPSTSGDIIRMLKKGEDVQIISEVNDYWYEVKDKNGKVGYISANKKYTKPTTESGNNNELNLSEDTNSIADATIVRGVSFRTGPSTSYDRMRYLKTGENVTIIEKVNKYWYKVLDKNGQAGYVSSSKKFIKLLSTNNETSTPQNETDPDSNSNTDNTSTDQGTDINSDAADQIIQAGMEYLGTPYEYGSNRNSTKTFDCSDFVRRTFIDALGVKLPYDSRQQADYVRDIGDTTTNWKNLQPGDLMFFMSYKGSKESSYSGINKSKQRITHVGIYIGDGKILHTYSKESGGVKVNNIENTHWEYRFVLGGSAIK
- a CDS encoding LiaF transmembrane domain-containing protein — its product is MIFNKKNLLALFLILFGGLLLFDKLGLNFGHNIFSFLIPFVVMGIGYLGIKNGKFIGWPLLIIGAFMVLGKFAGLFGIILAIGLILFGVHLLKKERSIE